The proteins below are encoded in one region of Belonocnema kinseyi isolate 2016_QV_RU_SX_M_011 chromosome 3, B_treatae_v1, whole genome shotgun sequence:
- the LOC117169240 gene encoding esterase FE4-like encodes MVFIHGGGFHVGSGDYSVYGPNYLLDKDVILVTMNYRLGALGFLSTGDAVVPGNFGLKDQVIALKWVQKNIKFFGGNHNRVTIFGGSAGGSSVNFHALSDASNGLFHQYIFQSGSALNEWAFRSKSQYKPYIDEFSTKIGCSSLNSTVFVDCLRRKDFSEIIHAKPGTTFNYSRNAWTPTDEIETEDAFLTDIPKNLIARNKFKDYPSMSGSVLDEGLSVTLQFYKKRIDYKTLRSKVDKYVNTTYDYFMKSSNVLQFRKIINDYYFDESTVTNKNQLLRNFTNFLTDCRYVYPQVVVFDKMVQVFKSPLYLFLFGYRGDESLVFLESGIPKNVGVIHAEELLYLFPYVPFEKTKNVDQKVIDLMVDMWTSFAINGKPSSNHLGAPNWEPFMLSHRYLHIGDISNNNIPSVTLERNYFGDRMKFWKKNFHSLYD; translated from the exons ATGGTATTTATTCATGGAGGAGGTTTCCATGTAGGATCTGGCGACTACAGTGTTTATGGCCCGAATTACCTATTAGACAAGGATGTTATTCTTGTTACGATGAACTATCGCCTAGGGGCTCTTGGGTTTCTCAGTACGGGAGATGCAGTAGTCCCAGGAAACTTTGGATTAAAAGATCAAGTAATCGCTCTCAAATGGGttcagaaaaatatcaaatttttcggTGGGAACCATAATCGTGTTACGATATTTGGAGGTAGTGCAGGTGGTTCGTCTGTTAATTTTCATGCTCTCTCAGACGCATCCAATG GCTTATTTCaccaatacattttccaaagcgGCAGCGCACTGAATGAATGGGCATTCCGAAGTAAAAGTCAGTACAAACCTTACatagatgagttttctacaaaaattggtTGTTCATCACTCAATTCTACAGTTTTTGTCGACTGCTTGCGAAGaaaagatttttctgaaattatacatGCAAAACCTGGCACTACCTTTAATTATTCTAGAAATGCATGGACGCCAACAGACGAAATTGAGACAGAAGATGCATTTTTGACTgacattccaaaaaatttaatagctcgAAATAAATTTAAGGATTATCCATCAATGAGTGGAAGCGTCCTCGATGAAGGATTATCAGTAACGCTAC AATTCTACAAGAAACGGATTGATTATAAGACCTTAAGAAGTAAAGTGGATAAATACGTTAATACAACATACgattattttatgaaatcttcaaaCGTCCTGcagttcagaaaaataattaatgattattatttcgATGAATCTActgttacaaataaaaatcaa CTTCTaagaaatttcacgaatttcctAACTGATTGCCGGTATGTATACCCGCAAGTGGTAGTTTTCGACAAGATGGTACAAGTTTTTAAAAGCCCATTGTATTTATTCTTATTTGGATATCGTGGTGACGAGAGTTTAGTTTTTCTGGAGAGCGGTATACCCAAAAATGTTGGTGTTATTCATGCAGAAGAACTTTTATATCTCTTTCCATATGTACCTTTCGAAAAAACTAAGAATGTAGATCAAAAAGTAATCGACTTAATGGTTGACATGTGGACATCTTTTGCAATAAATGG GAAACCGTCATCTAATCATTTGGGTGCTCCTAATTGGGAACCTTTTATGCTGAGTCACAGATACCTCCACATTGGTGACATTTCCAACAATAATATTCCATCGGTAACACTCGAGCGAAACTATTTTGGTGACAGaatgaaattctggaaaaaaaattttcactcatTGTATGACTAA
- the LOC117168936 gene encoding uncharacterized protein LOC117168936 isoform X1, which translates to MRLFKRRSEDPSPELVSATPISPEGSIEETKTADDNVGSPVSSLGESMPPPPPGSTSSFSARKGISTWGRKFGRRFDQLKRSESSEVLSVSGRRRRWSPNRKSCGDMSDKKEVDSPPTPDHHKPRRISRVESLRNFLRGSEKNNNVESKTKNTTIEEEDYSNYKMDKSYSEGVLQNCRRTPSSERDIDTLKRKKETLSRSIQDLQKRVPELDKLEMEFTRRFLSSQRSTSTSSIDLQKVSMQNNSSVRRTIFNTQEKTGDLNANENISNNNEKFERPKSVLISGMEDLLNNLRLGCDESGYDSDSTRTGADSPDSGKSVQPMSSPRKFSITSEDYQGIDLSLAISMPKKLESSDSSESSESSKPLVPTEPLESSEPSESSSTKAHDITLIADNDAFLAIEDALNSSVLTTETTLVMSNEDYDGCDNTTITNVTDFSLTTPKSQIYDSADLQKTILPKKIMDLKSLSESNLRPNSVCRTPVKNPPSKQTMTNRVSNLGNSEKELKTPGKSYKGRKSVCVMNLLENAASPCRDSPPALKFSSPVVVDPIQYYTPKRSRSDMEPEGPENVLPRRKVKKPVLVTTPPKMAPLTSTTKTLVRRELKTMKLIVESPGNLGISVERKQAVRPFYIISKLDPNGDAEQSNQFRIGDEIVRVCGRRIRGMSEVEARNALRSCFGAIELQIAREPTFAFGGEFGDTWGEKIITRAKSDFEIWSLKASSEEKFEEDSAMVIDTSKRNFTDSLCDTQETNSLKEDDKLRKEGTTEKIVDDDEDAPCKIVGAITKDGKSVSICTMNQIEKVDHQGGEDQSRKITGMKKFHVVRKRNLNATPYSRRATSLPMDLMTIYLEKGSTKKLGFTIVGGTDSNKGSMGIFVKDIMPDGQAAEQGTLRVGDEIRAINGIPMEGLTHAKALQTFKAAKAGTMILHVGRRDPANKRCIFQSKSYDCLDKLIESEEE; encoded by the exons ATGCGTCTATTCAAGAGGCGGTCCGAAGACCCTAGTCCGGAATTGGTGTCGGCGACGCCGATTTCTCCAGAAGGTTCGATTGAAGAGACAAAAACTGCTGATGACAATGTGGGATCACCAGTGTCATCACTAGGGGAGTCAATGCCTCCGCCACCACCAGGCTCAACGTCCTCGTTCTCTGCTCGCAAAG gaatttcaactTGGGGAAGAAAATTCGGCAGAAGGTTCGACCAACTGAAAAGATCAGAAAGTTCAGAAGTGCTTTCAGTCTCGGGAAGAAGACGTCGTTGGAGTCCAAACCGGAAAAGCTGTGGTGACATGTCGGATAAAAAG GAAGTAGATTCTCCTCCCACGCCAGATCATCACAAACCGAGGAGAATTTCCCGAGTAGAATCCCTAAGAAATTTCCTTAGAGGTTCAGAGAAGAACAACAATGTTGAATCGAAAACTAAAAATACGACCATTGAAGAAGAGGATTATAGTAACTATAAGATGGACAAATCTTATAGTGAAGGAGTTTTACAAAACTGTCGAAGGACACCTAGCTCTGAACGCGACATCGACACCCTGAAGAGAAAAAAAGAGACTTTGAGCCGTAGTATACAAGATCTTCAAAAACGAGTTCCAGAACTGGATAAATTAGAGATGGAATTCACTAGGCGGTTTTTAAGTTCTCAGCGATCCACCAGTACTTCATCGATTGATTTGCAGAAAGTCTCGATGCAAAATAACAGCAGTGTCAGGAGGACTATTTTCAATACTCAGGAAAAAACTGGCGACCTCAATGCCAACGAGAATATAAGCAACAATAACGAAAA ATTCGAACGACCCAAGTCTGTTTTAATATCCGGAATGGAAGATTTGCTGAACAATTTAAGGCTTGGTTGCGACGAGAGTGGTTATGATTCCGATAGCACGAGAACTGGAGCCGATTCCCCTGACAGTGGAAAATCTGTTCAGCCCATGTCGAGTCCACGAAAATTCTCTATTACATCAGAAGATTACCAGGGTATTGATTTGTCATTAGCTATCAGCATGCCCAAGAAACTTGAATCTTCAGATTCTTCAGAATCATCTGAAAGTTCAAAACCCTTAGTACCGACAGAACCTTTAGAATCTTCGGAACCTTCAGAATCTTCTTCAACCAAAGCTCATGACATAACCCTGATTGCTGACAATGATGCTTTTCTTGCTATTGAAGATGCATTAAACTCATCTGTACTAACTACGGAAACGACTTTGGTCATGTCTAATGAGGATTACGATGGCTGTGACAACACCACCATTACGAACGTAACTGATTTTTCGCTCACTACACCTAAAAGTCAGATTTATGATTCCGCTGACTTGCAAAAGACAATCTTGCCGAAGAAGATCatggatttaaaaagtttgtcaGAGTCAAATCTGAGACCGAATTCAGTTTGTCGAACCCCAGTGAAGAATCCACCATCAAAGCAAACAATGACAAATCGAGTATCGAATCTCGGAAATTCAGAGAAGGAACTGAAGACTCCCGGAAAAAGTTACAAAGGCCGGAAAAGTGTCTGCGTTATGAATCTCTTAGAAAATGCAGCATCACCTTGCAGAGATAGTCCGCCGGCTCTTAAATTTTCCTCGCCTGTTGTGGTGGATCCGATTCAGTATTACACTCCGAAGCGTTCGCGATCTGATATGGAGCCCGAAGGTCCCGAAAATGTATTGCCGAGGCGGAAAGTAAAAAAGCCAGTGCTTGTAACCACACCTCCTAAAATGGCACCTCTTACTTCTACAACAAAGACGCTTGTCAGGagggaattaaaaacaatgaagcTGATTGTCGAATCCCCAGGAAACCTAGGAATCTCAGTGGAAAGGAAACAGGCCGTGAGACCCTTTTATATAATTTCGAAACTGGACCCCAACGGTGATGCGGAGCAATCGAATCAATTTAGAATTGGGGATGAAATTGTAAGAGTTTGCGGTCGAAGAATTCGGGGGATGTCAGAAGTGGAAGCAAGAAACGCCCTGAGAAGTTGTTTCGGTGCTATCGAACTTCAGATTGCAAGAGAACCAACCTTCGCTTTCGGGGGAGAATTCGGAGACACCTGGGGAGAAAAAATCATTACAAGAGCGAAAAGCGACTTTGAAATTTGGTCTCTAAAAGCTTCTAGTGAAGAAAAATTTGAGGAGGATTCAGCAATGGTGATTGACACGtcgaaaagaaattttactgATAGTTTGTGCGACACGCAAGAGACTAATTCCTTGAAAGAAGATGACAAACTTAGGAAAGAAGGGACAACTGAAAAAATCGTCGATGATGATGAGGACGCGCCATGTAAAATTGTTGGAGCAATAACAAAAGACGGGAAAAGTGTTTCAATATGTACGATGAACCAAATCGAGAAAGTGGATCATCAAGGTGGAGAAGATCAAAGCCGTAAGATTACTGGGATGAAAAAGTTTCACGTGGTTAGAAAAAGGAACTTGAATGCAACACCTTATTCGAGAAGAGCTACAAGTCTTCCTATGGATTTAATGACAATTTATCTGGAAAAGGGCTCAACGAAGAAACTCGGATTTACGATTGTTGGAGGAACCGATAGCAATAAAGGAAGTATGGGAATTTTTGTTAAGGATATTATGCCTGATGGCCAAGCCGCAGAACAAGGAACCCTCAGAGTTGGAGACGAAATTCGGGCAATCAATGGTATTCCCATGGAGGGATTAACTCACGCGAAAGCACTGCAAACCTTTAAAGCAGCCAAAGCAGGAACAATGATTTTACATGTTGGAAGGAGAGATCCAGCTAATAAACG ttGTATCTTTCAGTCGAAGTCTTACGATTGTCTCGACAAACTCATTGAGAGTGAAGAagaataa
- the LOC117168936 gene encoding uncharacterized protein LOC117168936 isoform X2, whose product MRLFKRRSEDPSPELVSATPISPEGSIEETKTADDNVGSPVSSLGESMPPPPPGSTSSFSARKGISTWGRKFGRRFDQLKRSESSEVLSVSGRRRRWSPNRKSCGDMSDKKEVDSPPTPDHHKPRRISRVESLRNFLRGSEKNNNVESKTKNTTIEEEDYSNYKMDKSYSEGVLQNCRRTPSSERDIDTLKRKKETLSRSIQDLQKRVPELDKLEMEFTRRFLSSQRSTSTSSIDLQKVSMQNNSSVRRTIFNTQEKTGDLNANENISNNNEKFERPKSVLISGMEDLLNNLRLGCDESGYDSDSTRTGADSPDSGKSVQPMSSPRKFSITSEDYQGIDLSLAISMPKKLESSDSSESSESSKPLVPTEPLESSEPSESSSTKAHDITLIADNDAFLAIEDALNSSVLTTETTLVMSNEDYDGCDNTTITNVTDFSLTTPKSQIYDSADLQKTILPKKIMDLKSLSESNLRPNSVCRTPVKNPPSKQTMTNRVSNLGNSEKELKTPGKSYKGRKSVCVMNLLENAASPCRDSPPALKFSSPVVVDPIQYYTPKRSRSDMEPEGPENVLPRRKVKKPVLVTTPPKMAPLTSTTKTLVRRELKTMKLIVESPGNLGISVERKQAVRPFYIISKLDPNGDAEQSNQFRIGDEIVRVCGRRIRGMSEVEARNALRSCFGAIELQIAREPTFAFGGEFGDTWGEKIITRAKSDFEIWSLKASSEEKFEEDSAMVIDTSKRNFTDSLCDTQETNSLKEDDKLRKEGTTEKIVDDDEDAPCKIVGAITKDGKSVSICTMNQIEKVDHQGGEDQSRKITGMKKFHVVRKRNLNATPYSRRATSLPMDLMTIYLEKGSTKKLGFTIVGGTDSNKGSMGIFVKDIMPDGQAAEQGTLRVGDEIRAINGIPMEGLTHAKALQTFKAAKAGTMILHVGRRDPANKRLARR is encoded by the exons ATGCGTCTATTCAAGAGGCGGTCCGAAGACCCTAGTCCGGAATTGGTGTCGGCGACGCCGATTTCTCCAGAAGGTTCGATTGAAGAGACAAAAACTGCTGATGACAATGTGGGATCACCAGTGTCATCACTAGGGGAGTCAATGCCTCCGCCACCACCAGGCTCAACGTCCTCGTTCTCTGCTCGCAAAG gaatttcaactTGGGGAAGAAAATTCGGCAGAAGGTTCGACCAACTGAAAAGATCAGAAAGTTCAGAAGTGCTTTCAGTCTCGGGAAGAAGACGTCGTTGGAGTCCAAACCGGAAAAGCTGTGGTGACATGTCGGATAAAAAG GAAGTAGATTCTCCTCCCACGCCAGATCATCACAAACCGAGGAGAATTTCCCGAGTAGAATCCCTAAGAAATTTCCTTAGAGGTTCAGAGAAGAACAACAATGTTGAATCGAAAACTAAAAATACGACCATTGAAGAAGAGGATTATAGTAACTATAAGATGGACAAATCTTATAGTGAAGGAGTTTTACAAAACTGTCGAAGGACACCTAGCTCTGAACGCGACATCGACACCCTGAAGAGAAAAAAAGAGACTTTGAGCCGTAGTATACAAGATCTTCAAAAACGAGTTCCAGAACTGGATAAATTAGAGATGGAATTCACTAGGCGGTTTTTAAGTTCTCAGCGATCCACCAGTACTTCATCGATTGATTTGCAGAAAGTCTCGATGCAAAATAACAGCAGTGTCAGGAGGACTATTTTCAATACTCAGGAAAAAACTGGCGACCTCAATGCCAACGAGAATATAAGCAACAATAACGAAAA ATTCGAACGACCCAAGTCTGTTTTAATATCCGGAATGGAAGATTTGCTGAACAATTTAAGGCTTGGTTGCGACGAGAGTGGTTATGATTCCGATAGCACGAGAACTGGAGCCGATTCCCCTGACAGTGGAAAATCTGTTCAGCCCATGTCGAGTCCACGAAAATTCTCTATTACATCAGAAGATTACCAGGGTATTGATTTGTCATTAGCTATCAGCATGCCCAAGAAACTTGAATCTTCAGATTCTTCAGAATCATCTGAAAGTTCAAAACCCTTAGTACCGACAGAACCTTTAGAATCTTCGGAACCTTCAGAATCTTCTTCAACCAAAGCTCATGACATAACCCTGATTGCTGACAATGATGCTTTTCTTGCTATTGAAGATGCATTAAACTCATCTGTACTAACTACGGAAACGACTTTGGTCATGTCTAATGAGGATTACGATGGCTGTGACAACACCACCATTACGAACGTAACTGATTTTTCGCTCACTACACCTAAAAGTCAGATTTATGATTCCGCTGACTTGCAAAAGACAATCTTGCCGAAGAAGATCatggatttaaaaagtttgtcaGAGTCAAATCTGAGACCGAATTCAGTTTGTCGAACCCCAGTGAAGAATCCACCATCAAAGCAAACAATGACAAATCGAGTATCGAATCTCGGAAATTCAGAGAAGGAACTGAAGACTCCCGGAAAAAGTTACAAAGGCCGGAAAAGTGTCTGCGTTATGAATCTCTTAGAAAATGCAGCATCACCTTGCAGAGATAGTCCGCCGGCTCTTAAATTTTCCTCGCCTGTTGTGGTGGATCCGATTCAGTATTACACTCCGAAGCGTTCGCGATCTGATATGGAGCCCGAAGGTCCCGAAAATGTATTGCCGAGGCGGAAAGTAAAAAAGCCAGTGCTTGTAACCACACCTCCTAAAATGGCACCTCTTACTTCTACAACAAAGACGCTTGTCAGGagggaattaaaaacaatgaagcTGATTGTCGAATCCCCAGGAAACCTAGGAATCTCAGTGGAAAGGAAACAGGCCGTGAGACCCTTTTATATAATTTCGAAACTGGACCCCAACGGTGATGCGGAGCAATCGAATCAATTTAGAATTGGGGATGAAATTGTAAGAGTTTGCGGTCGAAGAATTCGGGGGATGTCAGAAGTGGAAGCAAGAAACGCCCTGAGAAGTTGTTTCGGTGCTATCGAACTTCAGATTGCAAGAGAACCAACCTTCGCTTTCGGGGGAGAATTCGGAGACACCTGGGGAGAAAAAATCATTACAAGAGCGAAAAGCGACTTTGAAATTTGGTCTCTAAAAGCTTCTAGTGAAGAAAAATTTGAGGAGGATTCAGCAATGGTGATTGACACGtcgaaaagaaattttactgATAGTTTGTGCGACACGCAAGAGACTAATTCCTTGAAAGAAGATGACAAACTTAGGAAAGAAGGGACAACTGAAAAAATCGTCGATGATGATGAGGACGCGCCATGTAAAATTGTTGGAGCAATAACAAAAGACGGGAAAAGTGTTTCAATATGTACGATGAACCAAATCGAGAAAGTGGATCATCAAGGTGGAGAAGATCAAAGCCGTAAGATTACTGGGATGAAAAAGTTTCACGTGGTTAGAAAAAGGAACTTGAATGCAACACCTTATTCGAGAAGAGCTACAAGTCTTCCTATGGATTTAATGACAATTTATCTGGAAAAGGGCTCAACGAAGAAACTCGGATTTACGATTGTTGGAGGAACCGATAGCAATAAAGGAAGTATGGGAATTTTTGTTAAGGATATTATGCCTGATGGCCAAGCCGCAGAACAAGGAACCCTCAGAGTTGGAGACGAAATTCGGGCAATCAATGGTATTCCCATGGAGGGATTAACTCACGCGAAAGCACTGCAAACCTTTAAAGCAGCCAAAGCAGGAACAATGATTTTACATGTTGGAAGGAGAGATCCAGCTAATAAACGGTTGGCGAGACGATAA